Genomic segment of Thermoleophilia bacterium:
GGGAACATCACGGAAGATTTGATCGACCAGTGCCTTGATCTTGCTCTTGACCTCCGCTGCTTCGAGGTCGGTCGCCATTAACCGACACCCGCAGTTGATGTCGTAGCCCACTCCTCCTGGAGACACCACGCCGTCGTCCACACTAAACGCAGCTACCCCGCCTATGGGGAATCCGTAGCCGTAGTGGATGTCGGGCATGGCCATTGAGTAGCGCAGAATTCCCGGCAGATGAGCAACGTTTGCTACTTGAGTAAGGCTCTCATCGTTGCGCAGACCCTCAATGAGCTCGTGGTCAGCAAAGATTCTTCCTGGCACCCTCATGCCGCCAGTCTTAGGCAGCTCCCAGACCCACTCATTTACTTGTACAAGCTGTGGGGTTGCCATTGCCACCTCACCTCTTTTTACACGTCAAAGAGCACTGTAGCTCGCCAACTTCCGTCCGACATGGGTTCGACAGTCAGCCGGTGGTAGGTGACTGCCTTGATTTCCCCGTGCAAGGTGTGCCGGCGTTTGTCAATGATTTCACCGTCAAGCTCGGCCACTGCCTTTACTCTACCGCCCCCTGACTCCTCAACGGTCACTTTGCCCCGGGAAGCAACAAATCCCTGGGTGGCGAAGTGATACAAAGCTTCGGCAAGCAGGCTTCGGAGCGCCTCGGCCAAGGTCTGCCCTTCTCCTGTGATCGTCAAGCGGCGCCCGGTCCCGAATCCTTCGAGCTCAGCTAATTGGTCATAGAAAGCAAAGAGAGCGTTCTCGAACAGCTCTGGGACGCTATTTCCCCAAATCTCAAGAAGCAGGTCAGCGGGGTGTTCAAGCTCCGTGTAGGTCTTGTCACGCGACTTATTCTTCCAGTCCAGAGCGGTGTCGCTCATGGCCTTCGCACTCCTTGTTTCTACGTAACTGCGACCTTCTTTTTCTTTGACCGTGGCAGGGCTAGGTCTAACACTTCCTTTACGTGGCTGACGTAATGAAACTTAAGACCGTCGAGAATTTCTTTTTCTCGTATTTCCTCCACGTCAGCTCGATTGTAGTCGGGCAAGATCACCCGTCCGATGCCCGCCGCCTTAGCAGCTAGAACCTTTTCTTTGATTCCCCCTACCGGCAGAACCTGGCCGGTTAGCGTCACCTCTCCTGTCATCGCTACGTCCGGATCCACCGGCCGTCCGGAAACCATGCTAGCTAAAGCTACGGTCATAGCAACGCCGGCGGAGGGCCCGTCTTTGGGAACGGCGCCAGCCGGCACGTGAATATGAATGTCGTGTTTTTGGAAGAATTCGGGATCAGCTCCCAGCTCGGCAGAAGTGCTGCGGACGTATGTCAAAGCTGCTTGCGCGGACTCCTTCATAACGTCCCCCAACTGCCCGGTGAGAATCAGGCGGCCGCTGCCAGGCATCGCGCGAGCCTCAATAAAGAGAATGTCGCCCCCGGTCGGGGTCCAGGCCAGTCCGGTAGCCACCCCCGGCTCGCTAGTGCGGCGCTTGGTTTCGCGGAACACCTTCTTCTTGCCCAAGAACTCCCGCACCTGCTTTTCGCCTACCGTAAGGCGCTGTCGCTCATTCTCGGCCACCATGCGAGCAAATTTGCGGGCAATGGTGCCAATCTGCCGTTCTAGCTCGCGCACGCCCGCTTCTCGAGTGTAGTCGTTGATGATGGTCCGCAGAGCTTCGTCGGTAAACTTGAGCTGCCCCGGTTTGAGCCCGTGCTTTTCGAGCTGTCGCGGCACAAGATACTGGCGCGCTATATGTAGCTTGTCCTCCTGGGTATAGCCAGCAATCGTGATGATCTCCATGCGGTCGCGGAGAGGTATGGGGATGGTGTCAAGCATATTAGCCGTGCAGATGAACATGACCCGTGATAGATCAAAAGGCAGATCGAGATAATGGTCACGGAAACTGGTGTTCTGCTCCGGGTCCAACACTTCTAGCATGGCGCTTGCAGGATCTCCCCGCCAGTCGGCGCCCATCTTGTCA
This window contains:
- a CDS encoding archease; its protein translation is MSDTALDWKNKSRDKTYTELEHPADLLLEIWGNSVPELFENALFAFYDQLAELEGFGTGRRLTITGEGQTLAEALRSLLAEALYHFATQGFVASRGKVTVEESGGGRVKAVAELDGEIIDKRRHTLHGEIKAVTYHRLTVEPMSDGSWRATVLFDV